One window from the genome of Sardina pilchardus chromosome 12, fSarPil1.1, whole genome shotgun sequence encodes:
- the LOC134097556 gene encoding solute carrier organic anion transporter family member 2A1-like: MDPHTVKPNARVSSKDPPAVKTKASLLSNVKVFVMCHSLLQLSQLLHTSYFKSSISTIERRYGYSSVSTGSLTSLHEVGNLLLVVFVSYLGNRVHRPRVIGMGGLLMAGSAGLLALPHFLSQPYQYNSALAEEEGDICVMNGNSSSPLGCHALSSHHASAQSVPWSVMATAQLLFGLASAPIQPLGISYIDDYSEPGNAALYIAILFSVSIFGPAFGYLLGSVMLRIYVDVDRIDSSAEVELSPSDPRWVGAWWMGLLVSSTSLLLTSTPYFFFPRHGHTPTQMETDSLKGDKIKPETSLISIIKMFPKHFLKLMTNPVFMLLVLSQCCFSCVISGLATFLGKYVELQFSTSAAKGSFLMGVMNLPAAAIGMLLGGVVMKKTQPSARAIPWVSMMALSVSILLGIPLFFMGCSLQEVAGVNIHPWTDGSESGCASNCSCLDTTFNPVCGENYMEYISPCHAGCTNYTLHSSEPVRIQAYTQCRCIVGDAGLGHALPGSCGNSCSSLLLPAMILIATAGFIASLTNSPLYMLVLRCVSQEQKVFAIGVQFSLLRMLAWLPGPTLFGVVMDSACVWWKRICGSQLGSCGYYDNDLLRSRYFGLQMALKILGIILLALAGWKVQRVQGYNLEKKGPVAV; the protein is encoded by the exons ATGGATCCTCACACAGTCAAGCCCAATGCAAGGGTCTCCAGCAAGGACCCTCCAGCAGTCAAGACCAAAGCCTCACTACTCTCCAATGTGAAG gtgTTTGTGATGTGCCACAGCCTGCTGCAGCTGTCTCAACTCCTCCATACTTCCTACTTTAAgagcagcatcagcaccatTGAGCGTCGCTATGGATACAGCAGTGTTTCCACCGGAAGCCTGACATCTCTGCATGAG GTGGGCaacctgctgctggtggtgtttgTGAGTTACCTGGGCAACCGTGTGCACCGGCCACGTGTCATTGGCATGGGTGGTCTTCTCATGGCAGGAAGTGCCGGGCTGCTGGCcttacctcacttcctgtctcagcCATACCAGTATAACTCAGCTCTAGCAG AGGAGGAAGGTGACATATGCGTGATGAATGGAAACTCATCCTCCCCACTGGGCTGCCATGCGCTGAGTTCCCATCATGCATCAGCGCAGAGTGTTCCGTGGAGCGTCATGGCCACTGCTCAGCTGCTCTTTGGCCTCGCCTCCGCCCCCATACAGCCTCTTGGAATCTCCTACATCGACGACTACTCCGAGCCAGGAAACGCTGCTCTCTATatcg ccaTCTTGTTCTCAGTGTCTATTTTCGGTCCTGCATTTGGCTACCTTCTGGGCTCGGTCATGTTGAGGATCTATGTGGATGTGGACCGTATAGACTCAA GTGCAGAGGTGGAGTTGAGCCCGTCTGACCCGCGGTGGGTGGGGGCATGGTGGATGGGCCTGCTGGTGTCCTCCACCAGCCTGCTGctcacctccaccccctacTTCTTCTTTCCAAGGCACGgacacacgcccacacag ATGGAGACAGACTCACTCAAAGGAGACAAAATCAAGCCGGAGACATCTTTGATCAGCATTATCAAGA tgtttccTAAGCATTTTCTCAAGCTGATGACCAACCCAGTGTTCATGCTGCTGGTGCTGTCCCAGTGCTGTTTCTCCTGTGTGATCTCGGGCTTGGCCACCTTCCTGGGCAAATACGTGGAGCTACAGTTCAGCACCTCCGCTGCTAAGGGAAGCTTCCTCATGG GCGTGATGAACCTTCCTGCTGCCGCCATCGGCATGCTGCTAGGCGGCGTGGTCATGAAGAAGACCCAGCCCTCGGCCAGAGCCATCCCCTGGGTGTCCATGATGGCCCTCTCCGTGTCCATCCTGCTGGGCATACCCCTCTTCTTCATGGGCTGCTCCCTGCAGGAGGTAGCGGGGGTCAACATACACCCCTGGACTGATGG GTCTGAGTCGGGATGTGCCTCTAACTGCTCCTGTCTGGACACAACCTTTAACCCCGTGTGTGGAGAGAACTACATGGAGTACATCTCCCCCTGTCACGCTGGCTGCACCAACTATACTCTACACTCATCTGAACCAGTCAgaatccag GCCTACACCCAGTGCAGATGCATTGTGGGAGATGCTGGCTTAGGCCACGCCCTCCCAGGGTCATGTGGTAACAGCTGCTCCAGTCTCCTCCTCCCAGCCATGATCCTCATCGCCACGGCTGGATTCATTGCCAGTCTAACAAACTCCCCTCTCTACATGCTGGTGCTCAg atgtgtttCGCAGGAACAAAAGGTCTTTGCCATTGGGGTGCAGTTTTCTCTGCTCAGGATGCTGG cctGGCTGCCAGGCCCCACCCTGTTTGGAGTGGTCATGGActcagcatgtgtgtggtggaagCGGATATGCGGCTCCCAGCTTGGGTCCTGTGGTTACTATGACAATGATCTCCTCCGGAGCAG GTACTTTGGGCTACAGATGGCTCTGAAGATCCTGGGCATCATTCTGCTTGCGCTGGCTGGCTGGAAGGTGCAGAGGGTACAAGGTTACAACCTGGAGAAGAAAGGTCCGGTCGCTGTCTGA
- the LOC134098291 gene encoding ras-related protein Rab-6B-like isoform X2 yields MSVANDFGNPLRKFKLVFLGEQSVGKTSLITRFMYDSFDNTYQATIGIDFLSKTMYLEDRTVRLQLWDTAGQERFRSLIPSYIRDSTVAVVVYDITNVTSFQLTSKWIEEVRSERGSDVIIMLVGNKTDLEEKRQISTEEGERKARELSVMFIETSAKNGCNVKQLFRRVAAALPGMESLDEPNKDGMIDIKLDKQPEDSTPKSRCSC; encoded by the exons ATGTCGGTGGCGAATGACTTCGGGAACCCGTTGCGGAAATTCAAACTTGTGTTTTTGGGAGAGCAAAGCG TtggaaaaacctctctcatcacaAGATTCATGTATGACAGTTTTGACAACACCTACCAG GCTACCATTGGGATCGACTTCCTGTCAAAGACCATGTACCTGGAGGACAGAACA GTGCGTCTGCAGCTGTGGGACACTGCAGGTCAGGAGCGCTTCCGCAGCCTCATCCCCAGCTACATACGAGACTCCACCGTCGCTGTGGTCGTCTATGACATCACCA ATGTCACCTCATTTCAGCTGACCTCTAAATGGATTGAAGAAGTGCggtcagagagaggaagtgatgtcatcATCATGTTAGTGGGCAACAAGACAGATCTGGAGGAGAAAAG gcagATCAGTACTGAGGAGGGCGAGAGAAAGGCACGAGAGCTGAGTGTGATGTTCATTGAGACCAGTGCCAAGAATGGCTGCAACGTCAAACAG ctgtTTCGCCGTGTTGCAGCTGCTTTACCAGGCATGGAAAGTTTGGATGAACCCAACAAAGATGGTA TGATTGACATCAAACTGGACAAACAGCCTGAAGACTCCACCCCCAAGTCCCGCTGCTCCTGTTAA
- the LOC134098291 gene encoding ras-related protein Rab-6B-like isoform X1, with the protein MSVANDFGNPLRKFKLVFLGEQSVGKTSLITRFMYDSFDNTYQATIGIDFLSKTMYLEDRTVRLQLWDTAGQERFRSLIPSYIRDSTVAVVVYDITNVTSFQLTSKWIEEVRSERGSDVIIMLVGNKTDLEEKRQISTEEGERKARELSVMFIETSAKNGCNVKQSIDNSPAGLRMREKSLFRRVAAALPGMESLDEPNKDGMIDIKLDKQPEDSTPKSRCSC; encoded by the exons ATGTCGGTGGCGAATGACTTCGGGAACCCGTTGCGGAAATTCAAACTTGTGTTTTTGGGAGAGCAAAGCG TtggaaaaacctctctcatcacaAGATTCATGTATGACAGTTTTGACAACACCTACCAG GCTACCATTGGGATCGACTTCCTGTCAAAGACCATGTACCTGGAGGACAGAACA GTGCGTCTGCAGCTGTGGGACACTGCAGGTCAGGAGCGCTTCCGCAGCCTCATCCCCAGCTACATACGAGACTCCACCGTCGCTGTGGTCGTCTATGACATCACCA ATGTCACCTCATTTCAGCTGACCTCTAAATGGATTGAAGAAGTGCggtcagagagaggaagtgatgtcatcATCATGTTAGTGGGCAACAAGACAGATCTGGAGGAGAAAAG gcagATCAGTACTGAGGAGGGCGAGAGAAAGGCACGAGAGCTGAGTGTGATGTTCATTGAGACCAGTGCCAAGAATGGCTGCAACGTCAAACAG TCTATAGACAATTCACCTGCTGGACTTAGGATGAGGGAAAAATCA ctgtTTCGCCGTGTTGCAGCTGCTTTACCAGGCATGGAAAGTTTGGATGAACCCAACAAAGATGGTA TGATTGACATCAAACTGGACAAACAGCCTGAAGACTCCACCCCCAAGTCCCGCTGCTCCTGTTAA